In Trichocoleus desertorum NBK24, the following are encoded in one genomic region:
- a CDS encoding EAL domain-containing protein has protein sequence MSNTSKDMVEQRDSVNASQSPTKASFLLKRVEEETKLLQTISLAISESANLETALHVALQQVCEATGWKYGEAWLADSTQTRLQCSSAWYSQSTSLSKFRRLSQEMQFQPGVGLPGRVWAKQKPEWIQDVSQEAPTSFLRTEIALEAGLRASLAVPILARGAVVAVLVFFMFEARSTDQRLVELVTAVTAQLGAILQLKRAEQALRESESRHRAISNMASDYVYSVRIEPDGQLVTEWATEAFYRITDYTLDEMNALGGWVSLIHPEDLALTYPFAQNISANQPSVLEYRIVTKSGAICWLRDYARPEWDAAQQRVGRILGAVKDITERKRAEEALRQAEAKYRSIFENAVEGIFQTTTDGQYLTANPMLATIYGYDSPEELMVTLTDIQQQLYVDPSSRAEFMQLIQTQEAVWGFESQIYRKDGTVIWISENARTIRDDQGQLVGYEGTVEDITRRKQAEEELHKREGLLQGVAEATRHLLTNTNYEAAIAEAIATLGAAAGVDRVYIYENHLHPVTAELAMSMRFEWTRSAIAPTIHQVHSQNQSYQEFGLSRWYAALSTGHSISGITRDFPAAEQELLELDRILSILLVPILIDQHFWGYIGFDDCTTERCWSKSEESILIAMAASIGGALKREQAATTIRYQAFHDLLTGLPNRICFNNRLLPSLTQAQSSGQNVAVMFLDLDRFKTINDTLGHAVGDHLLQLSAQRIASCLREGDVVARWGGDEFTLLLPNLSCPEAASKIARRVLESLKPAFNLEGHELYITSSIGIALYPQDGEDVPTLLRNADAALYKAKDQGRNNYQFYTTALNAQASARLELESGLHHALERGEFVVYYQPQVNLLNQQITCMEALVRWQHPELGLLDPQGFIPLAEENGLIVRIGEWVLQTACQQAKQWQQAGFVRSRVSVNLSARQFQQPELVEIVARTLAESQLAPEFLELEITETTVMQNADSTREVLHDLDKMGVSLAMDDFGAGYSSLGYLKKFPLHTLKIDQSFIRDLSISSQDAAIVSAVIALGQGLNLNVIAEGVETQAQLERLRSLQCQTIQGYLLSPPLAVPDATAFLRNHCLQFPSTLVSQDRVIAQV, from the coding sequence GTGAGCAACACTTCGAAAGACATGGTTGAGCAACGAGATTCTGTAAATGCAAGTCAGAGCCCGACCAAAGCGAGTTTCCTGCTCAAGCGGGTTGAGGAAGAAACCAAACTCTTACAAACTATTTCGTTGGCTATTAGTGAGTCTGCTAATTTGGAAACCGCTTTGCACGTGGCGCTGCAACAGGTATGTGAAGCCACAGGGTGGAAGTACGGGGAGGCTTGGTTAGCTGATTCAACCCAAACTCGGTTGCAATGTAGTTCGGCTTGGTACAGCCAATCTACCTCGCTCTCTAAGTTTAGAAGGCTCAGTCAGGAGATGCAGTTCCAACCTGGAGTTGGTTTGCCTGGGCGAGTTTGGGCAAAGCAAAAACCAGAATGGATTCAAGATGTTTCTCAGGAAGCCCCAACTAGCTTTTTGAGAACTGAAATTGCTCTAGAGGCGGGACTCAGAGCGAGTCTGGCCGTCCCCATTTTGGCGCGAGGGGCAGTGGTGGCTGTCCTCGTTTTTTTCATGTTTGAAGCACGCTCTACAGATCAGCGTTTGGTGGAGTTGGTGACGGCAGTCACAGCTCAATTGGGTGCGATTTTGCAACTGAAGCGAGCAGAGCAAGCGCTACGAGAGAGTGAGTCCCGCCATCGAGCTATTTCAAACATGGCCTCTGACTACGTTTACTCAGTCAGAATTGAGCCGGATGGGCAACTGGTGACTGAGTGGGCTACGGAAGCTTTCTATCGCATTACTGACTACACGCTGGATGAAATGAATGCGTTAGGCGGTTGGGTCAGCTTGATTCATCCAGAGGATTTAGCGTTAACTTATCCGTTTGCTCAAAATATCTCAGCTAATCAGCCTAGCGTACTGGAGTATCGCATTGTCACTAAATCGGGCGCTATTTGCTGGTTGCGGGATTATGCTCGGCCAGAATGGGATGCGGCGCAACAGCGAGTGGGACGAATTCTAGGTGCCGTGAAAGATATCACGGAGCGTAAGCGAGCTGAGGAAGCCCTGCGTCAAGCTGAGGCGAAGTATCGGAGCATTTTCGAGAATGCAGTTGAGGGGATTTTTCAAACGACGACCGATGGGCAGTATCTGACGGCCAACCCCATGCTGGCGACGATTTATGGCTATGACTCGCCAGAGGAGTTGATGGTGACCTTAACTGATATCCAGCAGCAACTTTACGTTGACCCTAGCAGCAGAGCTGAATTTATGCAGTTGATTCAAACTCAAGAAGCTGTATGGGGCTTTGAGTCACAGATTTACCGCAAAGATGGCACCGTGATCTGGATTTCCGAAAATGCTCGGACGATTCGAGATGATCAAGGCCAGTTGGTTGGCTATGAAGGTACGGTTGAGGACATCACCCGCCGCAAGCAAGCAGAGGAAGAGTTGCATAAGCGTGAGGGGTTGCTGCAAGGGGTAGCAGAAGCGACTCGGCACCTATTAACCAATACTAATTATGAAGCCGCGATCGCAGAAGCAATTGCTACCTTGGGCGCAGCCGCAGGAGTAGATCGCGTTTATATCTATGAAAATCATCTTCATCCTGTCACGGCTGAGCTGGCGATGAGTATGCGGTTTGAATGGACGCGCTCGGCGATCGCTCCCACCATTCATCAAGTGCATTCGCAAAACCAGTCCTACCAGGAATTTGGTCTCAGCCGCTGGTATGCAGCTTTATCAACGGGACACTCCATCAGTGGCATAACTCGTGACTTTCCTGCTGCTGAGCAAGAACTTCTGGAGCTAGACCGAATTCTTTCGATTCTACTGGTGCCAATCCTGATCGATCAGCACTTCTGGGGCTATATCGGCTTCGACGACTGTACGACAGAACGCTGCTGGTCAAAGAGTGAAGAATCTATTTTGATTGCGATGGCTGCCAGCATTGGCGGGGCTTTGAAGCGAGAGCAAGCTGCTACCACCATTCGCTATCAAGCGTTTCATGACTTACTCACAGGCTTGCCCAACCGTATTTGTTTCAACAATCGGCTATTGCCATCCCTAACTCAAGCGCAGAGCAGTGGTCAAAATGTGGCGGTGATGTTTCTTGATTTAGATCGATTCAAAACCATCAATGACACTTTGGGCCATGCCGTGGGAGACCACCTTTTACAACTGTCGGCTCAGCGCATTGCTAGTTGCCTTAGAGAGGGTGATGTGGTGGCTCGTTGGGGAGGAGATGAGTTTACGCTGTTACTGCCTAACCTCAGCTGTCCTGAAGCGGCTAGCAAAATTGCTCGACGGGTTCTGGAATCGCTCAAACCTGCTTTCAATTTAGAGGGACACGAACTCTATATCACCAGTAGCATTGGCATTGCTCTATATCCGCAGGATGGCGAAGATGTACCCACACTGCTCCGAAACGCCGATGCCGCTCTCTATAAGGCCAAAGACCAGGGCCGAAATAACTACCAGTTCTACACTACGGCTTTGAATGCTCAGGCATCGGCTCGGCTGGAACTAGAAAGCGGTCTGCATCATGCGCTAGAGCGTGGTGAGTTTGTGGTTTATTACCAGCCGCAAGTGAATCTGCTCAACCAACAGATTACTTGTATGGAAGCTTTGGTACGGTGGCAGCATCCAGAACTGGGGTTGCTAGATCCGCAGGGTTTTATTCCACTGGCTGAAGAAAATGGACTAATCGTACGGATTGGCGAGTGGGTGCTGCAAACGGCTTGTCAGCAGGCAAAGCAATGGCAGCAGGCGGGATTTGTGCGATCGCGGGTTTCTGTCAACCTATCGGCACGGCAATTTCAACAACCTGAACTGGTGGAAATTGTCGCTCGCACTTTGGCCGAAAGCCAACTCGCGCCTGAATTTCTAGAACTTGAAATTACCGAAACAACGGTCATGCAAAACGCTGACTCTACCCGTGAAGTTTTGCATGATCTAGACAAAATGGGAGTTTCCTTAGCGATGGATGATTTTGGCGCGGGCTACTCTTCGTTAGGATATTTGAAGAAATTTCCGCTCCATACCCTCAAAATTGATCAGTCTTTCATTCGAGATTTATCGATCAGCTCTCAAGATGCTGCCATTGTGAGTGCAGTGATTGCTTTGGGACAAGGGCTAAACCTGAATGTGATTGCCGAGGGGGTGGAAACCCAAGCTCAACTAGAGCGGTTGCGATCGCTACAATGCCAAACCATCCAAGGTTACTTGCTCAGCCCTCCCTTAGCGGTACCGGATGCCACAGCCTTCTTGCGAAACCATTGCCTGCAATTTCCATCCACTTTGGTTTCGCAAGATCGAGTCATTGCTCAAGTTTGA
- the pheS gene encoding phenylalanine--tRNA ligase subunit alpha has product MTHQTSDLEAQLEALRQEAQRAIATAETLDQLDQLRVKYLGKKGQLSQALGGMGKLPPEERPRIGALTNEVKEALQTDLDAKRTALQAAQIQAQLEAETLDVTMPGLYRPQGRVHPLNSTMDRALDIFTGLGYTVAQGPEMETDYYNFEALNFQPDHPARDMQDTLYLTDGNLLRTHTSTVQIRYMEENDPPIRVAVPGRVYRRDTVDATHSAVFHQIEILAVDEGLTFSDLRGTIKVFLEAMFGDVPIRFRPSFFPFTEPSAEVDVQWKGRWLEVLGCGMVDPNVLKAVGYDPEVYTGFAAGFGVERLAMVLHQIDDIRRLYNSDLRFLRQF; this is encoded by the coding sequence ATGACTCATCAGACTAGCGATCTGGAAGCCCAATTGGAAGCGCTGCGCCAAGAAGCGCAACGGGCGATCGCCACTGCCGAAACTCTGGATCAATTAGATCAACTCCGTGTCAAGTACCTGGGGAAAAAAGGCCAACTCTCCCAAGCCCTCGGTGGTATGGGCAAGCTGCCACCTGAGGAGCGTCCTCGGATTGGTGCTTTGACCAATGAAGTCAAAGAAGCTTTGCAAACTGATTTAGATGCTAAGCGCACAGCTCTCCAAGCGGCCCAAATTCAAGCCCAGTTGGAAGCTGAGACGCTGGATGTGACCATGCCGGGACTGTATCGGCCTCAAGGACGAGTGCATCCGCTGAACAGCACGATGGATCGGGCCTTGGATATCTTTACGGGTTTGGGCTACACCGTGGCTCAAGGTCCGGAAATGGAAACCGACTACTACAACTTTGAAGCGCTAAACTTCCAACCAGACCACCCAGCCCGTGACATGCAGGACACGCTGTATTTAACGGATGGAAATTTGTTGCGGACTCACACCTCAACAGTGCAAATTCGCTACATGGAAGAAAACGACCCACCCATCCGAGTCGCAGTGCCGGGACGGGTGTATCGCCGGGACACAGTGGATGCAACCCACTCCGCTGTCTTTCACCAAATTGAAATTTTGGCTGTTGATGAAGGGCTGACCTTCTCGGATCTGCGAGGCACGATCAAAGTGTTTTTAGAAGCCATGTTTGGCGATGTACCCATCCGTTTCCGTCCTAGTTTCTTCCCTTTCACCGAACCCTCGGCAGAGGTAGACGTGCAGTGGAAAGGACGCTGGTTAGAAGTTTTGGGTTGTGGCATGGTGGACCCCAATGTCCTGAAGGCGGTCGGCTATGACCCGGAAGTTTACACGGGTTTTGCGGCGGGCTTTGGGGTAGAGCGCTTGGCAATGGTACTGCACCAGATTGATGATATCCGGCGGCTTTACAACAGCGATCTGCGATTTCTGCGGCAGTTCTAG
- the surE gene encoding 5'/3'-nucleotidase SurE: MRLLVSNDDGIYALGIRSLANGMAEAGHEVTVVCPDRERSATGHGLTLHSPIRAEEVESVFHPSVKAWACSGTPSDCVKLALGALLDNPPDFVLSGINHGSNLGTDVLYSGTVSAAMEGVIEGIPSIAFSLTSFSCREFQPAVHFAQTLLTQLTQHPLPKLVLLNVNVPAVPLQDIMGVAITRQGVRRYTDIFQKRLDPRGKTYYWLAGEVLEDVTDEVDLKEGNEALTDVQAIRNNYITVTPLQYNLTSVDGLTNLQKWQVKFPDYPLL; the protein is encoded by the coding sequence ATGAGACTTCTAGTTAGCAATGACGATGGCATTTATGCGCTTGGAATTCGTAGCCTAGCGAATGGGATGGCTGAGGCAGGTCATGAAGTGACAGTCGTTTGCCCCGATCGAGAGCGATCGGCTACAGGCCACGGCTTAACTCTGCATAGCCCCATCCGAGCAGAAGAAGTCGAATCAGTTTTTCATCCCAGCGTCAAGGCTTGGGCCTGTTCAGGAACTCCTTCAGATTGTGTTAAGTTAGCGTTAGGAGCACTGCTTGACAATCCACCAGATTTTGTGCTCTCTGGCATTAATCATGGTTCTAACCTGGGGACTGATGTGCTCTACTCAGGCACAGTCTCAGCGGCGATGGAAGGGGTAATTGAAGGCATCCCCAGCATTGCCTTTAGTTTGACCAGTTTTAGCTGTAGAGAATTTCAGCCAGCCGTACACTTCGCGCAAACCTTACTGACTCAACTGACTCAACACCCTCTGCCTAAGCTCGTCCTGCTAAACGTCAACGTACCCGCAGTTCCATTACAAGACATTATGGGTGTTGCCATCACTCGCCAAGGTGTTCGACGTTATACAGACATTTTTCAGAAACGCCTAGACCCTAGGGGCAAAACCTACTATTGGCTAGCAGGAGAAGTGCTAGAGGATGTCACGGATGAAGTAGATCTTAAAGAAGGTAATGAGGCACTTACGGATGTGCAAGCCATTCGTAACAACTACATTACTGTTACTCCACTCCAATACAACTTAACTTCTGTAGACGGA